One genomic region from Candidatus Binatia bacterium encodes:
- a CDS encoding tetratricopeptide repeat protein produces LDSTVVAYRELLRDAPKDSVTASMRENAYYNMSVILANQGRFADAAKLLDEATTEFPNSKDLLSLSGQTKFQANDFNGAVTDLKRALAVDPKDATVHQFLFYSLNKLNKQSESVAEYSIYKALSEGKARTGGDLKKWVDSADIRLGPKHQLKKTVTSDGYPEEVRTFQDGDKALESWFYWSKGKVITFMDGQLLSQATFPPSKS; encoded by the coding sequence CTCGACAGCACCGTGGTCGCCTATCGGGAGCTCCTCCGCGACGCGCCGAAGGATTCCGTCACGGCCTCGATGCGCGAGAACGCCTACTACAACATGTCGGTGATCCTGGCGAATCAGGGGCGGTTCGCCGACGCCGCCAAGCTGCTCGACGAGGCGACGACCGAGTTCCCGAACAGCAAGGATCTCCTCTCCCTGTCGGGCCAGACCAAGTTCCAGGCGAACGACTTCAACGGCGCGGTGACCGATCTGAAGCGCGCTCTCGCCGTCGATCCCAAGGACGCGACCGTCCACCAGTTCCTCTTCTACTCGCTGAACAAGCTGAACAAGCAGTCCGAGTCGGTCGCCGAATACTCGATCTACAAGGCGCTTAGCGAGGGCAAGGCGCGGACCGGAGGCGACCTCAAGAAGTGGGTCGACTCTGCCGATATCCGTCTTGGCCCCAAGCATCAGCTCAAGAAGACGGTCACCTCCGACGGCTATCCCGAGGAAGTGCGGACGTTCCAGGATGGGGACAAGGCGCTGGAGAGCTGGTTCTACTGGAGCAAGGGGAAGGTGATCACCTTCATGGACGGACAGCTGCTTTCCCAGGCGACGTTCCCGCCTTCCAAGTCCTGA
- the rho gene encoding transcription termination factor Rho — protein sequence MEQQTEAPPAAATGNGPQAVSPKGLDILQLKGRTIAELMELAHSLGIQGTSGLRKQELIFKILEGQTEKNGLIFAEGVLEILSEGYGFLRSPDYNYLPGPDDIYVSPSQIKRFDLRTGDTVSGQVRPPKDGERYFALLRVEAVNFEPPEVAKDKILFDNLTPLYPQEKLRLEAKADDMSTRIMDLLTPIGKGQRGLIVSPPRAGKTVLLQKIANSITENHPEVMLIVLLIDERPEEVTDMERSVKGEVVSSTFDEPAERHVQVADMVIEKAKRLVEHNRDVVILLDSITRLARAHNTVVPHSGKILSGGVDANALQKPKRFFGAARNIENGGSLTIMATALIETGSRMDDVIFEEFKGTGNMEVILDRKLADKRVFPAIDINRSGTRKEELLMTQEELNKVWILRKFLNELNPMEAMEFLIGKMSQTKTNKKFLAMMNT from the coding sequence ATGGAACAGCAGACCGAAGCACCGCCCGCCGCCGCAACCGGGAACGGCCCTCAGGCCGTCTCGCCGAAGGGGCTCGACATTCTCCAGCTCAAGGGCCGGACCATCGCCGAGCTCATGGAACTCGCGCATTCGCTCGGCATCCAAGGAACCAGCGGACTGCGGAAGCAGGAGCTGATCTTCAAGATCCTCGAGGGGCAGACCGAGAAGAACGGACTGATCTTCGCCGAGGGGGTTTTGGAGATCCTCTCCGAGGGATACGGATTCCTCCGGTCCCCGGACTACAACTATCTGCCGGGTCCCGACGACATCTACGTCTCGCCCTCGCAGATCAAGCGCTTCGACCTGCGCACCGGCGACACGGTGTCGGGCCAGGTGCGGCCGCCCAAGGACGGCGAGCGCTACTTCGCGCTCCTGCGCGTCGAGGCCGTCAACTTCGAGCCGCCCGAGGTGGCGAAGGACAAGATCCTCTTCGACAATCTGACCCCGCTCTACCCTCAGGAAAAGCTGAGGCTGGAGGCCAAGGCGGACGACATGTCGACGCGGATCATGGATCTGCTGACGCCGATCGGGAAAGGGCAGCGCGGGCTGATCGTCTCGCCGCCGCGCGCCGGAAAGACGGTTCTCCTCCAGAAGATCGCGAACTCGATCACGGAGAACCATCCCGAGGTGATGCTCATCGTGCTCCTCATCGACGAGCGTCCCGAGGAAGTCACCGACATGGAGCGCTCGGTCAAGGGCGAGGTGGTCTCGTCCACGTTCGACGAGCCCGCCGAGCGTCACGTTCAGGTCGCGGACATGGTGATCGAGAAGGCGAAGCGCCTGGTCGAGCACAATCGCGACGTCGTGATCCTTCTCGACTCGATCACGCGGCTCGCCCGGGCGCACAACACGGTCGTGCCCCACTCGGGCAAGATCCTCTCGGGCGGCGTGGACGCGAACGCGCTGCAGAAGCCGAAGCGATTCTTCGGAGCGGCTCGCAACATCGAAAACGGCGGGAGCCTGACGATCATGGCCACGGCCCTGATCGAGACCGGAAGCCGCATGGACGACGTCATCTTCGAGGAGTTCAAGGGCACCGGGAACATGGAAGTGATCCTCGACCGCAAGCTCGCCGACAAGCGCGTCTTCCCGGCGATCGACATCAACCGGTCGGGCACGCGCAAGGAAGAGCTGCTCATGACGCAGGAAGAGCTGAACAAGGTCTGGATCCTGCGCAAGTTCCTGAACGAGCTGAACCCGATGGAAGCGATGGAGTTCTTGATCGGCAAGATGAGCCAGACCAAGACGAACAAGAAGTTCCTCGCGATGATGAACACCTAG
- the rpmE gene encoding 50S ribosomal protein L31: MKKNVHPGYYNTKIVCVCGNVIETRATVKEVVHVEICSNCHPFFTGKQKLVDTAGRIERFRRKYGIKSEAPPAESTPAAK, translated from the coding sequence ATGAAGAAGAACGTTCATCCCGGCTACTACAACACCAAGATCGTCTGCGTCTGCGGCAACGTGATCGAAACGCGCGCGACCGTCAAAGAGGTCGTGCACGTCGAAATCTGCAGCAACTGCCACCCGTTCTTCACGGGGAAGCAGAAGCTGGTCGACACGGCCGGACGGATCGAGCGCTTCCGCCGGAAGTACGGCATCAAGAGCGAAGCGCCGCCGGCGGAATCGACGCCGGCCGCCAAGTAG
- a CDS encoding DUF1385 domain-containing protein, translating into MPDRYAPIGGQAVIEGVMMRSPQRVATAVRLADGSVEVKSREYRSLSRRLPLLSLPIVRGAVVLVESLRIGVEALAFSAEAAVKEDEAKPKEARRFGTLGLGMGFTVLISFAVGFGFFFWLPLFLTERTGVRDPFVFNLIDGFIRLVFFLIYIVGIGFWGEMQRVFQYHGAEHKTIHNLESGLELTPENASKQSRFHPRCGTSFLFLVVLVSFIVFAFLGRPDTIGARLLRFGLIPVIAGISFEIIRFAGAHGEKAWVRWISEPGLQLQRLTTREPSRDMLEVAIAALRAVL; encoded by the coding sequence ATGCCCGATCGCTACGCTCCCATCGGCGGTCAGGCCGTCATCGAAGGCGTGATGATGCGGTCGCCCCAGCGGGTGGCGACCGCCGTGCGCCTCGCGGACGGCTCCGTCGAGGTGAAATCGCGCGAGTACCGCTCGCTCTCGCGCCGCCTTCCCCTGCTCAGCCTCCCCATCGTGCGCGGCGCGGTGGTCCTCGTCGAGTCGCTCCGGATCGGCGTCGAGGCCCTCGCCTTCTCGGCGGAGGCCGCCGTCAAGGAGGATGAGGCGAAGCCCAAGGAGGCGCGCCGCTTCGGCACGCTCGGACTGGGGATGGGGTTCACGGTCCTCATCTCCTTCGCGGTGGGCTTCGGGTTCTTCTTCTGGCTCCCGCTCTTCCTGACCGAGCGCACCGGGGTCCGCGATCCGTTCGTCTTCAACCTCATCGACGGGTTCATCCGGCTCGTCTTCTTCCTGATCTACATCGTGGGGATCGGCTTCTGGGGGGAGATGCAGCGCGTCTTCCAGTACCACGGCGCCGAGCACAAGACGATCCACAATCTCGAGTCGGGGCTGGAGCTCACGCCCGAGAACGCCTCAAAGCAGAGCCGCTTCCACCCTCGGTGCGGCACGTCGTTCCTGTTCCTCGTCGTGCTGGTTTCCTTCATCGTGTTCGCCTTCCTCGGTCGTCCGGACACCATCGGCGCGCGGCTCCTGCGCTTCGGACTGATTCCGGTGATCGCCGGGATCTCCTTCGAGATCATCCGCTTCGCGGGCGCCCACGGCGAGAAGGCCTGGGTCCGGTGGATCAGCGAGCCGGGGCTCCAGCTCCAGCGCCTGACGACGCGCGAGCCGTCGCGCGACATGCTCGAAGTGGCGAT